From one Rhizobium sp. CIAT894 genomic stretch:
- a CDS encoding DMT family transporter, which produces MTSKTHGYIFALLALTIFSLQDAISKHLASAYPPIFVTMIRYWAFALFTIVLASKMRGGLKATARTKRPFLQVTRGVLLAVQVVLAITCFAVIGLARSQAIFSATPILIALLAMPILGERVGWRRWAAIGAGLFGVLLILKPEGEFFDVKLLIAVASCFNFAFYVIATRLVSRDDSSMTSFFYTGVVGGVTMTLIGPFYWSWMSPGDWGWMALVCMTSISSHYFLIRAYDILDAAAVQPLTYLSLVYASIIGVTIYGETLSFNMIVGSVIVVGAGIFTVWREHVVGRRTAAAGALRVE; this is translated from the coding sequence ATGACATCGAAGACCCACGGCTATATTTTCGCCCTGCTGGCGCTCACCATCTTTTCGCTGCAGGACGCCATCTCCAAACACCTGGCATCCGCCTATCCGCCGATCTTCGTGACGATGATCCGCTACTGGGCTTTCGCGCTTTTCACCATCGTCCTCGCCTCGAAGATGCGCGGCGGCCTCAAAGCGACGGCCCGCACCAAGCGCCCCTTCCTGCAGGTGACGCGCGGCGTACTGCTTGCGGTCCAGGTGGTTCTGGCCATCACCTGTTTTGCCGTGATCGGCCTTGCCCGTTCACAGGCGATCTTTTCTGCGACGCCGATCCTGATCGCGCTGCTGGCGATGCCGATCCTCGGTGAACGGGTCGGGTGGCGGCGGTGGGCGGCGATCGGCGCCGGACTTTTCGGGGTGCTGCTGATCCTGAAGCCGGAAGGTGAATTTTTCGATGTGAAACTGCTTATCGCTGTCGCTTCCTGCTTCAACTTCGCCTTCTACGTCATCGCCACCCGTCTCGTCAGCCGCGACGATTCGTCGATGACGAGCTTTTTCTATACCGGCGTCGTCGGGGGCGTGACGATGACGCTGATCGGGCCGTTCTACTGGAGCTGGATGTCGCCGGGCGACTGGGGCTGGATGGCGCTCGTCTGCATGACCAGCATTTCCAGCCATTATTTCCTGATCCGTGCCTACGATATTCTCGATGCCGCCGCCGTCCAGCCGCTGACCTATCTGTCGCTTGTCTACGCCTCGATCATCGGCGTGACGATCTACGGAGAAACGTTGAGCTTCAACATGATCGTCGGCTCGGTCATCGTGGTTGGAGCCGGCATCTTCACCGTCTGGCGTGAACATGTGGTGGGGCGCAGGACGGCCGCCGCTGGAGCGCTGCGCGTAGAATAG
- a CDS encoding SDR family oxidoreductase: protein MRFSEKKVLVTGAAGGIGAAIVRQLRAEGARVAVADRDVSGIEAEARLPGDLLAAAYADGLPQAAFEALGGLDVVVNNAGVITRGKVTETTDADWDLSVGVNMLAPFRISRAAIPLLAAGGGGAIVNTASCWGLRPGPNHAVYCMTKAAIASLTQCMGMDHAHQNIRINAVCPNEVNTPMLRTGFIKRGFDPDTAVAELGKTVPLGRIAEPEDIADVVLFLASDAARYLCGTLVEVNGGKAVG from the coding sequence ATGAGATTTTCCGAAAAGAAAGTCCTTGTAACAGGTGCTGCCGGCGGTATCGGTGCGGCCATCGTGCGCCAGCTTCGCGCCGAGGGAGCGCGCGTGGCGGTGGCCGACCGCGATGTTTCAGGTATCGAGGCCGAAGCTCGTCTGCCCGGCGACCTTCTCGCGGCGGCCTATGCCGACGGGTTGCCACAGGCCGCCTTCGAGGCGCTCGGTGGTCTCGACGTCGTCGTCAACAATGCCGGCGTCATCACCCGTGGAAAGGTGACCGAAACCACGGACGCCGATTGGGACCTCTCCGTGGGGGTCAACATGCTGGCGCCGTTTCGGATCAGCCGTGCGGCGATCCCGCTTCTGGCGGCCGGAGGCGGTGGCGCGATCGTCAACACGGCGTCCTGCTGGGGCCTGCGCCCCGGTCCCAACCATGCCGTCTACTGCATGACCAAGGCGGCCATTGCCTCGCTGACACAATGCATGGGCATGGACCATGCCCACCAGAACATCCGCATCAATGCGGTCTGCCCGAATGAAGTCAACACGCCGATGCTGCGCACAGGCTTCATCAAGCGCGGCTTCGATCCGGATACGGCGGTTGCCGAACTTGGCAAGACCGTACCGCTTGGCCGCATCGCCGAGCCGGAGGATATTGCCGATGTCGTGCTCTTCCTCGCGTCGGACGCTGCCCGCTACCTGTGCGGCACGCTGGTCGAGGTGAACGGCGGAAAGGCGGTGGGCTGA
- a CDS encoding DUF1203 domain-containing protein — translation MTAIRFAAMPTADARALWNGGRDAYDNLPETMTSDGDGNPCRHCLQNIGEGDEFLVFAYRPFPELQPYAETGPIFLHKNPCKRYAAEEILPPVLTTSPDFIVRGYGENDRIVYGTGAVTEIADIPAYAETLLARPSIAYVHVRSARNNCFQCRIDKVKAPAFAETGALT, via the coding sequence ATGACCGCCATTCGTTTTGCCGCCATGCCGACTGCCGATGCCAGAGCCCTCTGGAACGGCGGCCGCGACGCCTATGATAATCTGCCCGAGACAATGACATCAGACGGTGACGGCAACCCTTGCCGCCATTGCCTGCAGAATATCGGAGAGGGCGACGAGTTTCTGGTTTTCGCCTACAGGCCCTTCCCGGAGCTGCAGCCCTATGCCGAGACCGGGCCGATTTTCCTGCACAAGAACCCTTGCAAGCGCTACGCCGCCGAAGAGATACTGCCGCCGGTGCTCACGACCAGCCCCGACTTCATCGTCCGCGGCTATGGCGAGAACGACCGTATCGTCTACGGCACCGGGGCGGTGACCGAGATCGCCGATATTCCGGCCTATGCCGAGACATTGCTGGCGCGACCTAGTATCGCTTACGTGCATGTGCGCTCGGCGCGCAACAACTGCTTCCAATGCCGGATCGACAAGGTAAAAGCGCCGGCCTTTGCAGAGACCGGCGCCTTAACTTGA
- the ald gene encoding alanine dehydrogenase → MRVGCPKEIKNHEYRVGLTPASVREYVAHGHEVWVETKAGAGIGADDAAYAAAGAKIAASARDIFEKCDMIVKVKEPQPSEWAQLRDGQLLYTYLHLAPDPEQTKGLIASGVTAIAYETVTDERGGLPLLAPMSEVAGRLSIQAGATALQKANGGLGVLLGGVPGVLPAKVTVIGGGVVGLHAARMAAGLGADVSILDRSLPRLRQLDDIFSGRIHTRYSSIQALEEEVFSADLIIGAVLIPGAAAPKLVTREMLSGMKKGAVIVDVAIDQGGCFETSHATTHSDPTYEVDGVVHYCVANMPGAVPVTSAHALNNATLVHGLALADRGLRAIAEDKHLRNGLNVHKGRITNKPVAEALGYEAFAPESVLNVA, encoded by the coding sequence ATGCGTGTCGGTTGCCCGAAGGAAATCAAGAATCATGAATATCGCGTCGGCCTGACGCCGGCTTCGGTGCGCGAATACGTCGCCCATGGCCATGAAGTCTGGGTGGAGACGAAGGCGGGCGCCGGCATCGGCGCCGATGACGCCGCTTATGCCGCGGCGGGCGCGAAGATTGCCGCCTCCGCGAGGGATATTTTCGAAAAGTGCGACATGATCGTCAAAGTGAAGGAGCCGCAGCCCTCCGAATGGGCGCAGCTTCGCGACGGTCAGCTACTCTACACCTATCTGCATCTTGCACCCGATCCCGAACAGACCAAGGGACTGATCGCCTCCGGCGTCACCGCGATCGCCTATGAAACGGTGACCGACGAGCGCGGCGGCCTGCCGCTGCTGGCGCCGATGTCCGAGGTCGCCGGCCGCCTGTCGATCCAGGCGGGAGCAACCGCCCTGCAGAAGGCCAATGGCGGCCTTGGTGTCCTGCTCGGCGGCGTGCCCGGTGTGCTCCCGGCCAAGGTCACGGTGATCGGCGGCGGTGTCGTCGGCCTGCACGCGGCCCGGATGGCCGCCGGCCTTGGCGCCGATGTCAGCATCCTCGACAGGTCGCTGCCGCGCCTGCGCCAGCTCGACGATATTTTCTCCGGCCGCATCCACACCCGCTATTCCAGCATCCAGGCGCTGGAGGAGGAGGTCTTCTCGGCCGATCTGATTATCGGCGCCGTGCTGATCCCCGGTGCCGCAGCGCCGAAGCTCGTCACCCGCGAGATGCTATCCGGCATGAAGAAGGGCGCCGTCATCGTCGACGTCGCCATCGACCAGGGCGGCTGCTTCGAGACCTCGCATGCGACGACCCATTCCGACCCGACCTACGAGGTCGACGGCGTGGTGCATTATTGCGTCGCCAACATGCCGGGCGCAGTCCCCGTCACCTCGGCGCATGCGCTGAACAATGCGACGCTCGTCCATGGCCTGGCGCTTGCCGACCGCGGCCTGCGCGCCATCGCCGAAGACAAGCATCTGAGGAACGGCCTCAACGTTCACAAGGGCCGCATCACCAACAAGCCGGTCGCCGAGGCGCTCGGCTACGAGGCCTTCGCGCCGGAGAGTGTGCTTAACGTTGCGTAA
- a CDS encoding Lrp/AsnC family transcriptional regulator, translating to MADLDTIDLAILKALQANARITNAELAEKIGLSPSACSRRLDILERSGVIDGYHARLSHKALDYKMIAIVHISLSGQFAKTLAEFEAAVKLCPNVLVCYLMSGEYDYILRVAARDLEDYERIHRDWLSALPHVVKINSSFALREIIDKPNVGL from the coding sequence ATGGCTGATCTCGATACCATCGATCTTGCGATTCTCAAGGCGCTGCAGGCCAATGCCCGGATCACCAATGCCGAGCTTGCCGAGAAGATCGGACTGTCGCCTTCGGCCTGTTCGCGCCGGCTCGACATCCTGGAAAGAAGCGGCGTCATCGACGGCTACCATGCGCGGCTTTCGCACAAGGCGCTCGACTACAAGATGATCGCCATCGTGCATATCTCGCTCTCGGGCCAGTTCGCCAAGACGCTGGCGGAATTCGAGGCGGCGGTGAAGCTCTGCCCCAACGTGCTCGTCTGTTATCTGATGTCGGGCGAATATGACTATATTCTCAGGGTCGCCGCCCGGGATCTCGAAGATTACGAGCGGATCCACCGCGACTGGCTTTCGGCCCTGCCCCATGTCGTCAAAATCAATTCGAGTTTCGCGCTCAGAGAAATCATCGACAAGCCGAATGTCGGGCTTTGA
- a CDS encoding TetR/AcrR family transcriptional regulator: MTTRKEKIAGDLDRQFAEMGFAEQGVEALRAGADVSLRTLYKYFPSREAMVVGALEHRDKAYFDWLAGGPEGGIGHVLHPIVRLGDWLREVANTGCLFLNALAEHPDSAAIRETVLDHKARLADEFRIRLQTIAPDKDIERLAETLFLLHEGMTQTARLQGRDRATEAALRAAKAALAAEGIVPDADLFGEPIISFQS, from the coding sequence ATGACAACGAGAAAAGAGAAAATCGCCGGTGATCTCGACCGCCAGTTTGCGGAGATGGGTTTCGCCGAACAGGGCGTCGAGGCATTGCGAGCGGGAGCCGACGTGTCTTTGCGGACGCTTTATAAGTATTTTCCGAGCCGCGAAGCGATGGTGGTCGGAGCGCTGGAGCACCGCGACAAAGCGTATTTCGACTGGCTCGCAGGCGGGCCGGAGGGCGGGATCGGCCATGTTCTCCATCCAATCGTTCGACTCGGTGACTGGTTGCGCGAAGTGGCGAACACCGGCTGTCTCTTTCTCAATGCGTTGGCGGAACATCCGGACAGCGCCGCTATTCGCGAGACCGTCCTGGACCATAAGGCACGGCTCGCAGATGAATTTCGCATCCGTCTTCAGACCATTGCCCCTGACAAAGACATAGAGCGGCTCGCCGAAACGCTTTTCCTCCTGCACGAAGGCATGACGCAGACTGCGCGCCTGCAGGGACGAGATCGGGCGACTGAGGCGGCACTTCGCGCGGCGAAAGCGGCGTTGGCGGCGGAAGGTATCGTCCCCGATGCAGACCTCTTCGGTGAACCTATTATCAGCTTCCAATCCTGA